In one Arenibacter antarcticus genomic region, the following are encoded:
- a CDS encoding gluconate 2-dehydrogenase subunit 3 family protein: MDRRKALRNMGLSLGYVVAIPTLLSLAQSCKQDATLAWTPDFLSSEEGNVLTTLVDIILPKTDTPSASEVQAHLFIDRFANEIMEKEKKELFKMSMGKFMNKALLDSGKKNIGDLKAEDLEPVLANALKTPKEDQAKHFKLISKYTEAIRTGEAATLSDEVSRFAFADNLRGLTIWSYKTSEYIGENVLAYLPVPGEYIGCGDLQELTGGKAWSI; the protein is encoded by the coding sequence ATGGATAGAAGAAAAGCATTACGGAATATGGGGCTATCACTAGGATATGTAGTGGCCATCCCTACATTATTAAGCCTGGCACAAAGCTGCAAACAAGATGCTACCTTGGCATGGACCCCAGATTTCCTAAGCAGTGAAGAAGGGAACGTACTAACCACATTGGTAGATATTATATTACCCAAAACGGATACCCCTTCCGCTTCTGAAGTACAAGCACATCTTTTTATAGATCGCTTTGCGAATGAAATAATGGAAAAAGAAAAGAAAGAGCTCTTTAAAATGAGTATGGGTAAGTTTATGAACAAAGCCCTATTGGATTCCGGCAAAAAGAATATTGGGGATCTTAAGGCAGAGGATCTAGAGCCCGTTTTGGCCAACGCACTTAAAACTCCCAAGGAAGATCAAGCAAAGCATTTTAAATTAATTTCAAAGTATACTGAGGCTATACGAACAGGGGAAGCTGCAACCTTGAGCGATGAAGTCTCCAGATTTGCATTTGCCGACAATTTACGCGGGCTAACCATTTGGAGCTATAAAACTTCGGAATATATAGGAGAGAACGTACTGGCCTATTTACCAGTCCCTGGGGAATATATTGGCTGCGGAGACTTACAAGAATTAACAGGCGGAAAGGCCTGGTCCATCTAA
- a CDS encoding DUF1080 domain-containing protein, which yields MEIATTANSVVVYDEYSGTEPTKPEETEVYKPVPPVIKSNASFKEPPSDAIVLFGGDNLDNWISSKDSTNAKWQLNSEGSMTVANKTGDIQTVQNFGSIQLHLEWKSPADIQGEKQSRGNSGVFLQGLYEVQILDNNSNDTYVNGQVGSVYKQHTPLAMASVPSGEWNSYDIIYHAPEFNENGGKTKSGTITVIHNGILIQDHVEIKGTTPYVGWPKNPSHGKGPLRLQDHGDNSRVGFRNIWVREL from the coding sequence ATGGAGATCGCGACAACTGCCAATAGTGTGGTAGTTTACGATGAGTATTCTGGCACCGAACCTACCAAACCCGAGGAAACCGAAGTGTATAAGCCGGTTCCTCCTGTTATAAAATCTAATGCTTCTTTTAAAGAACCGCCAAGTGATGCCATTGTGCTTTTTGGGGGTGATAATTTGGATAATTGGATCAGCTCCAAGGATAGTACCAATGCTAAGTGGCAGTTAAATTCAGAGGGTAGTATGACCGTTGCCAATAAGACTGGGGATATACAGACCGTACAGAATTTTGGAAGTATCCAATTGCATTTGGAATGGAAATCCCCCGCCGATATCCAGGGAGAAAAACAGAGTAGAGGCAATAGTGGTGTGTTTTTGCAAGGACTTTATGAGGTTCAAATACTGGATAACAACAGTAATGATACCTATGTAAACGGCCAAGTAGGCTCCGTCTATAAGCAGCATACTCCTCTTGCCATGGCATCTGTGCCCAGTGGAGAATGGAATAGCTATGACATAATTTATCATGCCCCTGAGTTTAATGAAAATGGGGGTAAAACAAAATCAGGTACTATTACCGTAATACATAATGGGATCTTGATCCAGGACCATGTAGAGATAAAGGGAACTACGCCTTATGTAGGTTGGCCCAAAAACCCATCACATGGTAAGGGCCCTTTAAGGCTTCAAGACCACGGGGATAATAGTAGGGTAGGTTTTAGGAACATCTGGGTAAGGGAATTGTAA
- a CDS encoding hydroxypyruvate isomerase family protein, translating into MKRRDFIQKTALTSGAVTLGGAMAYSAPVQAGAKHNFNLKYAPHFGMFKNLAGDDPIAQLNFMAEQGFTAFEDNGMMGRNVALQTKIGETLARHNMTMGVFVIDKGGNMANTLAAGKKEYVDIFLDGCRKAVDVAKRVNAKWMTVVPGAYERNLPIGIQNANVIEALRRGAEILEPHGLVMVLEPLSDSPDLHLQTSEQTYLICKGVNSPSCKILYDIYHMQKNEGHLIHNMNLTWEEIAYIQIGDNPGRKEPTTGEINYKNIFKYLHEKGFKGVLGMEHGNSRPNKEGDLAVINAYKEVDNFL; encoded by the coding sequence TTGAAAAGAAGAGATTTTATACAGAAAACGGCGCTCACTAGTGGAGCAGTAACACTTGGAGGAGCAATGGCATACAGTGCTCCAGTACAGGCAGGTGCAAAGCATAACTTTAATCTGAAATACGCCCCCCACTTTGGGATGTTTAAAAATTTAGCAGGCGATGATCCAATAGCCCAATTGAATTTTATGGCCGAACAGGGTTTCACCGCCTTTGAGGACAATGGAATGATGGGAAGGAACGTTGCCTTGCAAACAAAAATAGGGGAAACCTTGGCACGCCATAATATGACCATGGGCGTATTTGTAATTGATAAAGGGGGCAATATGGCAAATACCTTGGCCGCTGGAAAAAAAGAATATGTAGACATATTTCTGGACGGTTGTAGGAAAGCTGTTGATGTTGCCAAACGCGTAAATGCCAAATGGATGACGGTAGTTCCCGGAGCATATGAGCGTAATTTGCCCATAGGAATTCAGAATGCTAATGTGATTGAAGCGCTTAGAAGGGGAGCAGAAATATTGGAACCCCACGGCTTGGTGATGGTACTTGAACCTCTTTCTGATTCACCAGATCTCCATTTACAAACTTCAGAACAGACTTATTTAATTTGTAAAGGGGTTAATAGTCCGTCATGTAAAATCTTGTACGACATTTATCATATGCAAAAAAATGAAGGTCACCTGATCCACAACATGAATCTTACCTGGGAGGAAATCGCTTATATTCAAATTGGGGATAACCCTGGGAGAAAGGAACCCACCACTGGGGAAATTAATTACAAGAACATCTTTAAATATTTACATGAAAAAGGATTTAAAGGAGTTCTAGGAATGGAACACGGCAATTCTAGACCTAACAAAGAAGGAGATCTTGCTGTGATTAACGCCTACAAAGAAGTTGATAATTTCTTATAA
- a CDS encoding nucleoside permease codes for MNLKIKTQLSLMMFLEFFIWGGWFVTLGTFLGYNLNATGAESAMAFSTQSWGAIIAPFIIGLIADRYFNAERILGILHLLGAVLMYQMYLAVDFAGFYPYILGYMIVYMPTLALVNSISFNQMKNPAKEFSFVRVFGTIGWIVAGLVISYVFLWDSESSREGGMLKNTFLMVAIASAVLGLFSFTLPKTPPKVGKDEKTSLSQILGLDALKLLKDRNFLIFFISSILICIPLAFYYQNANPFLSEIGMENPTGKMTIGQGSEVLFMLLLPYFFRKFGFKRTLIAGMLAWTVRYFLFAFGDAGDQAYMLIMGIALHGICYDFFFVSGQIYTDSKAGEKYKSAAQGLITLATYGVGMLIGFWVAGIITDSYIIEEGVHSWVDIWTFPAIFAFGVMILFTIFFKNEEVEYKE; via the coding sequence ATGAATTTAAAAATTAAAACACAGCTTTCTTTAATGATGTTCCTCGAGTTTTTTATTTGGGGAGGCTGGTTTGTAACGCTAGGTACCTTCTTAGGATATAACCTCAATGCTACTGGAGCAGAATCGGCAATGGCATTTTCCACCCAGAGCTGGGGAGCTATTATAGCTCCTTTTATTATTGGATTAATCGCTGACCGATATTTTAATGCGGAACGTATTCTGGGTATCCTGCATTTATTGGGCGCGGTATTGATGTATCAAATGTATTTGGCGGTGGATTTTGCCGGATTTTATCCCTATATTCTAGGCTATATGATTGTTTATATGCCCACCCTGGCACTCGTCAATTCCATTTCTTTTAATCAAATGAAAAATCCGGCTAAAGAATTCTCCTTTGTACGTGTATTTGGTACCATAGGATGGATCGTTGCAGGATTGGTAATCAGTTATGTGTTTTTATGGGATTCAGAATCCTCCAGAGAAGGCGGAATGCTGAAGAACACCTTCCTTATGGTGGCCATTGCTTCTGCAGTTTTGGGACTGTTCAGTTTTACCCTTCCCAAAACCCCTCCAAAAGTAGGAAAGGACGAGAAAACATCGCTTTCACAAATATTGGGCTTGGATGCTCTAAAATTGTTAAAGGATAGAAATTTTCTGATATTCTTTATCTCTTCCATTTTAATATGTATTCCGTTGGCATTTTATTATCAGAATGCAAATCCGTTTTTATCCGAAATAGGAATGGAAAATCCAACAGGTAAAATGACTATTGGGCAGGGATCGGAAGTGTTGTTTATGCTCTTACTACCCTATTTTTTCAGAAAATTTGGGTTTAAAAGAACGCTTATTGCGGGTATGCTGGCATGGACAGTTAGGTACTTTTTGTTTGCCTTTGGGGATGCTGGAGATCAGGCATATATGCTAATAATGGGAATAGCCCTTCACGGAATCTGTTACGACTTTTTCTTTGTTTCCGGGCAAATTTATACGGATTCCAAAGCGGGAGAAAAGTATAAGAGTGCTGCGCAAGGTTTAATAACATTAGCTACCTATGGGGTGGGAATGTTGATCGGATTTTGGGTTGCCGGAATAATTACAGATAGTTATATTATAGAGGAAGGTGTACATAGCTGGGTAGATATCTGGACATTCCCTGCAATTTTTGCTTTTGGTGTCATGATCCTGTTTACCATATTTTTTAAGAATGAAGAAGTAGAATATAAAGAATAA
- a CDS encoding DinB family protein gives MKAFLHGLFDYNFYCNKKLIEECNRLEIVPDKTIALFNHILNAHHIWNARILVKPREYDVFQSHPIGIWKDLHYENQRNTFEIISNTERFDKRLNYEATSGKAYSNSIQDVLFHIINHSTHHRAQISIDFRNNGIEPLVFDYVVYKR, from the coding sequence ATGAAAGCTTTTTTACATGGGCTTTTTGATTACAATTTTTATTGCAATAAAAAATTGATCGAAGAGTGCAATAGGCTGGAAATTGTTCCAGATAAGACTATTGCGCTCTTTAATCATATATTAAACGCCCATCATATTTGGAATGCGAGAATTCTTGTGAAACCAAGGGAATACGATGTTTTTCAGAGCCACCCCATAGGTATATGGAAAGATTTACATTACGAGAACCAAAGGAATACGTTCGAGATCATTTCCAATACGGAGCGTTTTGACAAGCGACTCAATTATGAAGCTACCAGTGGGAAGGCCTATAGTAATTCGATCCAAGATGTATTGTTTCACATTATAAACCATTCTACGCACCATCGGGCACAAATTTCGATCGATTTTAGAAATAATGGCATAGAACCATTGGTCTTCGACTATGTCGTTTATAAAAGATAG
- a CDS encoding GMC oxidoreductase — protein sequence MSKFYYNEEQESYDAIVVGTGISGGWAAKELCENGLKTLILDRGRMVKHIEDYPTANMDDWDFPNNGELPPEEKAKQFKQARTGYTVKASSNMWFVNDLEHPYNETKRFDWMRGYHVGGRSLQWGRHSYRWSDIDFEANKKDGIAVDWPVRYKDIAPWYDKVESYIGVCGENLGLPQLPDGQFLPMMELNCVEQHFREKVAENFDGRVVTAGRVAHITGNKEFEGRSKCQYRNRCIRGCPFGAYFSSNSSTLPAAERTGNLTLRPDSIVTEVIYDPKTKKASGVKVIDRLTKETFEFKAKVIFLCASSLASTSILMQSKSERFPNGMGNDSDQLGRNIMDHHLGVGASGKFDGFEDKYYKGRKPNGIYIPRFKNIGKDSNTKNYIRGFGYQGGASRGNWEETIAELSHGKDLKEAILKPGGWTFGMMGFGEVLPYEDNRMTLDYEKLDSWGLPTVTFDAEFKENEWKMREEMKEQAVEMLTKAGMRDVKSYDNPGALGLGIHEMGTARMGRDPKTSVLNGNNQVHAVPNVYVTDGAFMTSASCVNPSLTYMAFTARAANHAAKELKKGNI from the coding sequence ATGAGTAAATTTTATTATAATGAAGAGCAGGAGTCATACGATGCCATTGTAGTAGGCACTGGGATTAGCGGCGGTTGGGCTGCTAAGGAACTTTGTGAAAATGGGCTTAAAACGTTGATTTTAGACAGAGGGAGAATGGTGAAGCATATTGAGGATTACCCCACCGCAAATATGGACGACTGGGATTTTCCTAATAACGGCGAATTACCCCCCGAAGAAAAGGCCAAGCAATTTAAACAAGCTAGGACAGGGTATACCGTAAAGGCTTCTTCCAATATGTGGTTTGTTAACGACCTAGAGCATCCGTATAATGAAACTAAACGCTTCGATTGGATGAGGGGTTACCATGTTGGTGGCCGTTCCCTACAGTGGGGAAGGCATAGTTACCGCTGGTCCGACATTGATTTTGAGGCCAATAAGAAGGATGGTATCGCCGTAGATTGGCCAGTGAGATATAAAGACATTGCACCCTGGTATGATAAAGTAGAATCTTATATAGGGGTCTGTGGAGAAAATTTAGGATTGCCCCAATTGCCAGATGGACAGTTTTTACCTATGATGGAACTAAATTGTGTTGAACAACACTTTAGGGAAAAGGTAGCTGAAAATTTTGACGGCAGGGTAGTTACCGCAGGTAGGGTAGCACATATCACCGGCAATAAAGAATTTGAAGGCAGGAGTAAGTGCCAATACAGAAATAGGTGTATTAGAGGGTGTCCTTTTGGGGCATATTTCAGCAGTAATTCATCTACACTTCCCGCAGCCGAACGCACAGGCAACCTAACCTTAAGGCCAGATTCCATTGTTACGGAAGTGATCTACGACCCCAAGACCAAAAAGGCCAGTGGCGTAAAAGTGATAGACAGATTAACCAAGGAGACCTTTGAGTTTAAGGCCAAAGTTATTTTCCTATGCGCTTCCTCCCTTGCTTCTACTTCTATATTAATGCAATCCAAATCTGAACGATTTCCTAATGGTATGGGCAACGATTCGGACCAATTGGGAAGGAATATCATGGACCACCATTTAGGCGTTGGTGCAAGCGGTAAGTTTGATGGATTTGAGGACAAATATTACAAGGGAAGAAAACCGAACGGTATTTATATTCCAAGATTTAAAAATATAGGGAAGGATTCCAATACTAAAAATTATATACGTGGATTTGGTTACCAAGGTGGAGCCAGCAGGGGCAATTGGGAAGAAACCATTGCCGAGCTCTCCCATGGGAAGGACCTTAAAGAAGCCATCTTAAAGCCAGGGGGCTGGACCTTTGGAATGATGGGCTTTGGCGAAGTGCTTCCTTATGAAGATAACCGAATGACCCTTGACTATGAGAAACTTGACAGCTGGGGGTTACCAACCGTAACCTTTGATGCGGAATTCAAGGAAAACGAATGGAAGATGCGCGAAGAAATGAAAGAACAAGCCGTGGAAATGCTGACCAAAGCAGGTATGAGAGACGTGAAATCTTATGACAATCCAGGCGCCTTGGGACTTGGAATACATGAAATGGGAACTGCCAGAATGGGTAGGGATCCAAAAACTTCGGTATTAAACGGCAACAATCAGGTTCACGCTGTGCCCAATGTGTATGTTACGGATGGGGCATTTATGACTTCGGCGAGTTGTGTAAATCCCTCTTTGACCTATATGGCTTTTACCGCCAGAGCTGCCAACCACGCCGCAAAAGAACTTAAAAAAGGAAACATATAA
- a CDS encoding ASCH domain-containing protein, whose protein sequence is MENRSVRNMWGDFLDAHVEFALAEAPEVIQFFDNENDADRHTALVLNRIKTATTFSLLGIQNRKERLPKTGTFLVVVDGRANAKCVVRITSSILKPWFSITEEYAKLDGFDNLSLWKTAYWNFFIKELSLYDRDPKESMIVVCVSFEKVYG, encoded by the coding sequence ATGGAAAATAGATCAGTCAGAAATATGTGGGGCGACTTTTTGGATGCCCATGTAGAATTCGCCTTAGCGGAAGCTCCAGAAGTAATTCAATTTTTTGACAATGAAAATGATGCTGATCGGCACACAGCATTGGTTCTCAACAGGATAAAAACCGCTACTACCTTTTCCTTATTAGGGATACAGAACAGAAAGGAAAGACTTCCAAAAACTGGGACATTTTTAGTGGTAGTCGATGGCAGGGCAAATGCAAAATGTGTTGTAAGGATAACCTCATCCATACTAAAACCATGGTTCAGCATTACTGAGGAATACGCCAAACTCGACGGCTTTGACAACCTTAGCCTTTGGAAGACTGCCTACTGGAATTTCTTTATAAAAGAACTATCCCTATATGATCGAGACCCAAAAGAAAGTATGATTGTGGTCTGCGTATCGTTTGAAAAGGTATATGGTTAA
- a CDS encoding DUF1080 domain-containing protein produces MKNLLYTALIAVLVIGCKDKTDKKNMDVDSDPMANSEKKGTPPPPPSATGGEWQVLFDGTNFDAWKRYLEDGVGDAWKIEDGAMVYYPPKDRKKGEKYNLVTKKDYTNFVLSMEWKISEGGNSGIFWGVKEVASLPEAYHSGPEIQILDNDKHADAKNGPVRQAGALYDMVGPSEDVTKPVGEWNTCVLTVNHKTNKGFVVLNGKEITSFPVNGAEWDAMVAKSKFKGSEHFGKYPTGRIGLQDHGDIVSFRNIKIKSLD; encoded by the coding sequence ATGAAAAATTTACTATATACTGCCTTAATCGCTGTTTTGGTGATCGGCTGCAAGGATAAGACTGATAAAAAGAACATGGATGTAGATTCAGATCCTATGGCAAACTCGGAAAAGAAGGGAACACCTCCACCGCCGCCGTCTGCAACAGGGGGAGAATGGCAGGTTCTTTTTGACGGTACCAATTTTGATGCTTGGAAGCGTTATTTAGAAGATGGGGTTGGAGATGCATGGAAAATAGAGGATGGGGCTATGGTATACTATCCGCCCAAAGATCGTAAAAAAGGAGAAAAATATAATTTAGTGACCAAAAAGGACTACACCAATTTTGTACTTTCTATGGAGTGGAAAATATCCGAAGGGGGAAATAGCGGTATCTTTTGGGGAGTAAAGGAAGTGGCAAGTTTGCCTGAAGCCTATCACTCAGGACCAGAGATTCAAATATTGGATAATGATAAGCATGCGGATGCCAAAAACGGTCCTGTCCGACAGGCAGGGGCTTTGTACGATATGGTTGGGCCTAGTGAGGACGTTACTAAACCTGTTGGAGAATGGAACACTTGTGTGCTAACGGTTAATCATAAAACCAACAAGGGCTTTGTGGTATTAAATGGCAAGGAAATTACCAGCTTTCCCGTTAATGGAGCAGAATGGGACGCCATGGTGGCAAAATCTAAATTTAAGGGATCCGAACATTTTGGGAAGTATCCCACGGGAAGAATTGGGCTACAAGATCATGGTGACATCGTTTCCTTTAGAAATATAAAAATTAAATCCTTGGATTAA
- a CDS encoding Gfo/Idh/MocA family protein: MAKKIRLGILGGGGDSLIGILHRVASQINDNYEIVGAVFNPDFESNLAFAKEIDIPTNRIYKDFDTLVEEELKLPKEERIQVCSILTPNFLHFPMAKKLLENGFHVICEKPFTTTYEEAKILQAAQEKSNTVVAITHTYTGYPMVRQMREMIKAGVIGKVHKVDVRYYQGWINTIIHDKAKRSTVWRLDPKKAGVSSCMADIGVHAFNMVEFTTGLKIKSILADFNYLYDDNQMDVDGTVLVRMDSHVKGLIRASQVATGEENGLAIAIYGEKGGLRWEQEHPNYLKVQSDTQPLQIYTPGHAYNSELSLDGTKLPPGHPEGIFDAMANIYKGVARAIRGEKYNDGEFPTILDAVRGMNFIECTVDSNKKGNVWVDLD; the protein is encoded by the coding sequence ATGGCTAAAAAAATTAGATTAGGTATTTTAGGAGGTGGCGGCGATTCTCTTATAGGGATCTTGCACCGAGTGGCCTCTCAAATAAATGATAATTATGAAATTGTAGGCGCGGTTTTTAATCCGGATTTTGAATCGAATCTTGCTTTTGCAAAAGAAATAGATATCCCTACCAATAGGATTTATAAAGACTTTGATACCTTGGTAGAGGAGGAATTGAAATTGCCCAAGGAAGAGAGAATCCAAGTATGCTCTATCCTTACCCCTAATTTCCTGCATTTTCCAATGGCCAAAAAGCTTTTGGAAAATGGATTTCATGTAATTTGTGAAAAACCTTTTACGACCACCTATGAGGAGGCGAAAATTTTGCAGGCGGCTCAGGAGAAATCCAACACCGTAGTTGCTATTACCCATACCTATACTGGTTACCCGATGGTGCGTCAAATGAGGGAAATGATTAAGGCAGGTGTAATTGGAAAAGTGCACAAGGTAGATGTGCGCTATTATCAGGGATGGATCAACACCATCATCCACGATAAGGCCAAACGTTCCACAGTGTGGAGGTTGGATCCTAAAAAAGCGGGAGTTAGTTCCTGTATGGCCGATATTGGGGTACACGCCTTTAATATGGTAGAATTTACTACCGGATTGAAGATTAAGTCCATTTTAGCAGATTTTAATTATTTATACGATGACAATCAAATGGATGTGGATGGTACTGTTTTGGTGCGTATGGATTCCCATGTAAAGGGATTAATCCGTGCCAGTCAGGTGGCTACCGGAGAGGAGAATGGACTTGCCATTGCTATTTACGGAGAGAAAGGCGGCCTTAGATGGGAACAGGAGCACCCCAATTATCTAAAAGTGCAAAGTGATACGCAGCCATTGCAGATTTACACGCCTGGACATGCCTACAATTCCGAATTGTCTTTGGATGGCACCAAATTACCTCCAGGGCATCCTGAAGGAATTTTTGATGCGATGGCAAATATCTATAAAGGTGTTGCTAGGGCTATCAGAGGGGAAAAGTACAACGATGGGGAATTTCCTACAATATTGGATGCTGTCCGTGGAATGAATTTTATAGAATGTACCGTAGATTCCAATAAGAAAGGAAACGTATGGGTAGATCTTGATTAA
- a CDS encoding sugar phosphate isomerase/epimerase, whose protein sequence is MKGKNLKINGFKVIMAVFFMGILSCKEAPKEQSKDLDSVAVTATSDEPFFKLSLAQWSMHRMIRNEGVDPYSFAKKAKDWGFTGLEYVSGLYYDELKAANFSKEAMDAFVEKNNAESKKYGMQNVLIMIDGQGDLATPDAEKRKAAVENHFKWVDAAAAMGCHAIRVNLSGSKTPEEWIASSVDGLTQLSTYAKDKNIEVLVENHGGLSSNAAMLAEVMTKVDMENCGTLPDFGNFCIERGEGGCVESYDPYQGISELMPHALAVSAKSNDFDAEGNEVRLDYNRILKIVKDAGYTGYIGVEYEGNVLSEEEGIIATRDLLLKAGKQLN, encoded by the coding sequence ATGAAAGGTAAAAATTTGAAGATCAACGGGTTTAAGGTGATAATGGCGGTGTTTTTTATGGGTATCCTGTCGTGTAAGGAAGCTCCCAAAGAGCAGTCAAAAGATTTGGATAGTGTAGCTGTAACCGCTACTTCCGATGAGCCATTTTTTAAATTGTCCTTGGCCCAATGGTCCATGCACAGAATGATTAGGAATGAAGGGGTAGATCCGTATTCCTTTGCCAAGAAGGCCAAGGATTGGGGCTTCACTGGACTAGAATACGTAAGTGGGTTGTATTATGACGAATTGAAGGCTGCAAATTTTTCTAAGGAGGCTATGGATGCCTTTGTTGAAAAGAACAATGCAGAGAGTAAAAAATACGGAATGCAGAATGTATTGATCATGATTGATGGTCAAGGAGATCTTGCCACTCCGGATGCTGAAAAAAGAAAAGCAGCGGTAGAAAATCATTTTAAATGGGTTGATGCTGCTGCCGCAATGGGTTGCCATGCCATAAGGGTAAACCTTTCTGGAAGTAAGACCCCAGAGGAGTGGATCGCTAGTTCCGTGGATGGACTAACTCAATTGTCTACTTATGCAAAGGATAAAAATATAGAAGTTTTAGTGGAGAATCACGGAGGCTTATCCTCAAATGCCGCTATGTTGGCCGAGGTTATGACCAAGGTGGATATGGAAAATTGTGGGACCCTTCCCGATTTTGGCAATTTCTGTATAGAACGTGGCGAAGGTGGCTGTGTTGAGTCCTACGATCCGTATCAGGGAATTAGTGAGCTTATGCCACATGCCTTGGCGGTTAGTGCTAAATCTAACGATTTTGATGCAGAAGGAAATGAGGTAAGGTTAGACTATAACAGGATTCTTAAGATTGTTAAGGATGCTGGATATACAGGTTATATTGGAGTGGAATACGAAGGTAATGTACTAAGTGAAGAAGAGGGTATAATCGCGACCAGAGACCTGTTGTTAAAAGCAGGGAAGCAATTGAATTAA
- a CDS encoding sugar phosphate isomerase/epimerase, protein MKTIKGPAVFLAQFVDEKAPFNTLDGMCKWASDLGYKGIQIPTWVDFLIDLDKAAESQTYCDELKGKINSYGLEITELSTHLQGQLVAVHPAYDLMFDNFAPDKVKNNPKARTEWAVEVVKKAATASRRLGLKAHATFSGSLLWHTMHPWPQRPAGLVEMGFEELAKRWLPILNHFDKEGVDICYEIHPGEDLHDGDTFERFLAATGNHKRVNILYDPSHFVLQQLDYIAYIDHYHEFIKSFHVKDSEFNPTGKKGAFGGYNDWGDRAGRYRSLGDGQIDFKTIFSKLTQYGCDVWAVMEWECCIKSPEQGAREGAKFIQDHIIEATEKTFDDFAGAEIDKTVLKKILGL, encoded by the coding sequence ATGAAGACAATTAAGGGGCCAGCAGTGTTTTTGGCACAATTTGTAGATGAGAAAGCACCGTTCAATACTTTGGACGGGATGTGTAAATGGGCATCCGATTTGGGATATAAGGGAATCCAGATTCCTACTTGGGTCGATTTTCTAATCGATTTAGACAAGGCTGCGGAAAGTCAGACCTATTGCGACGAGCTTAAAGGAAAGATTAATTCCTATGGATTGGAAATCACTGAACTATCTACCCACTTACAGGGTCAATTGGTAGCAGTACATCCGGCATACGACCTAATGTTCGATAATTTTGCGCCAGACAAAGTGAAGAACAATCCTAAGGCGCGTACCGAATGGGCTGTAGAGGTGGTTAAAAAAGCAGCTACGGCAAGTCGCAGGCTTGGTCTAAAAGCTCATGCCACTTTCTCTGGATCCTTATTGTGGCACACCATGCATCCTTGGCCACAACGTCCTGCTGGATTGGTAGAAATGGGGTTTGAGGAATTGGCAAAGCGATGGCTGCCTATACTTAACCATTTTGATAAGGAGGGAGTAGATATCTGTTACGAAATCCATCCTGGGGAAGATCTTCACGATGGGGATACGTTTGAACGCTTTTTGGCCGCTACCGGAAACCATAAAAGGGTAAATATTTTATACGATCCAAGTCATTTTGTACTTCAGCAATTGGATTATATCGCCTATATAGACCACTATCACGAGTTTATAAAGTCGTTCCATGTAAAGGATTCCGAATTTAATCCCACCGGAAAGAAGGGCGCCTTTGGCGGGTATAACGATTGGGGAGACCGTGCCGGTAGATATCGCTCCCTTGGGGATGGTCAAATCGATTTTAAGACCATTTTCTCAAAACTAACGCAGTACGGCTGTGATGTTTGGGCAGTAATGGAATGGGAATGCTGTATAAAAAGTCCGGAACAAGGGGCTAGGGAAGGTGCTAAATTTATCCAGGACCATATTATAGAGGCCACTGAAAAAACCTTTGATGATTTTGCAGGGGCCGAAATCGATAAAACCGTATTGAAAAAAATATTAGGACTATAA